In one uncultured Devosia sp. genomic region, the following are encoded:
- a CDS encoding FMN-binding negative transcriptional regulator codes for MYLPDHFKEVDTAAIAALIAEAPLGCIVAQTDQGLIANHIPLLIDKSGDLIGHVALANDMHRLLPDGQEVLTIFRGVDGYISPNYYPSKQEHHRHVPTWNYQIVHVHGAITFQHDERSKRAAVGLLTRDQERHYNGEHAWHMADAPADYMADMLTKIVAFRIVVSRVLAKSKLSQNRTEPDLEGAVIGVSASDRPALAERMKTSGKQSIATRKT; via the coding sequence ATGTACCTGCCCGACCATTTCAAGGAAGTCGACACGGCCGCCATCGCCGCCCTCATCGCAGAAGCGCCGCTCGGCTGCATCGTGGCCCAGACCGATCAGGGCCTGATCGCCAATCACATCCCCCTCCTGATAGACAAGAGTGGTGACCTTATTGGCCATGTTGCCCTCGCCAACGACATGCACCGGCTGCTCCCCGATGGCCAGGAAGTCCTGACGATCTTCCGTGGCGTCGATGGCTATATCTCGCCCAATTACTACCCCAGCAAGCAGGAGCACCATCGTCACGTCCCGACCTGGAACTATCAGATCGTCCACGTGCATGGCGCCATCACCTTCCAGCACGACGAGCGCAGCAAGCGTGCCGCGGTCGGCCTGCTGACCCGGGATCAGGAACGGCACTACAATGGCGAGCATGCCTGGCACATGGCCGACGCGCCCGCCGACTATATGGCCGACATGCTGACCAAGATCGTCGCTTTCCGCATCGTCGTCAGTCGAGTCCTTGCCAAATCCAAACTCAGCCAGAACCGCACAGAGCCGGACTTAGAAGGTGCGGTCATCGGCGTCTCAGCCAGCGACCGCCCGGCTCTCGCCGAACGCATGAAGACGAGCGGCAAGCAGAGTATCGCGACTAGGAAAACCTGA
- a CDS encoding LysE/ArgO family amino acid transporter — protein sequence MNVSIYLTGLGIGLSLILAIGAQNAFVLRQGLKGEHVLPVCLACALSDAILIILGVTSFGQIARVLPWLDPLMRYGGAAFLAWYGARSMLAALRSADSLAIDQAGPARALVPTLLTCLALTWLNPHVYLDTVVLLGTISTQFEGQQATFAAGAITASFLFFFSLGLGAALLRPIFARPASWRILEGAIAVVMWAIALKLITGA from the coding sequence ATGAATGTTTCGATCTACCTCACGGGCCTCGGCATTGGCCTGAGCCTCATCCTGGCCATTGGTGCACAGAATGCTTTCGTCCTTCGACAAGGCCTCAAAGGCGAGCACGTTCTCCCCGTCTGCCTCGCCTGTGCGCTCTCAGACGCCATTCTCATCATCCTCGGCGTCACCAGCTTCGGCCAGATCGCTCGTGTGCTGCCCTGGCTTGACCCGCTCATGCGCTACGGCGGTGCGGCCTTTCTGGCCTGGTATGGCGCCAGGAGCATGTTGGCGGCCCTGCGCTCGGCCGATAGCCTGGCCATCGATCAGGCGGGACCCGCGAGAGCCCTGGTCCCCACACTCCTCACCTGCCTCGCCCTCACCTGGCTCAACCCGCATGTCTATCTGGATACCGTCGTCCTGCTGGGCACCATTTCCACCCAGTTCGAGGGTCAGCAGGCGACCTTCGCCGCCGGCGCCATCACCGCGTCCTTCCTGTTTTTCTTCAGCCTCGGTCTCGGCGCTGCCCTGCTCCGGCCGATCTTCGCCCGCCCCGCATCCTGGCGTATTCTGGAAGGCGCAATTGCTGTAGTCATGTGGGCCATTGCCCTCAAGCTCATCACCGGTGCCTGA
- a CDS encoding ATP-binding protein, whose product MTKLTNSQILAVFRKLRVKHPRLDVFNEVCDDLRDTTGDGEPKQFATLFAPSHVGKSTAVRNYQEKVAVPAAVSRGLVPSDLPLDEQVKRQKLVVHVTLEGGATPRSLCADILAALGDPRSARGTKNLMLRRVYDLLAELGVELLVIDEIQHLAVSKHRSTDDTDLRSIERSRTSEVTDTLKAMLIRGVVPMLFVGIEEARPYLLDDIQLALRCHEEIDFGELSWEDPEERQTFIDFVGRLGIHLAKEGLFPERANFLAHDIPACLHEASLGRLGIACRIVAKACMHAAKAKVETVTRDHLSKAVDTFAIPRGIVTTNPFTRPGTARMVQG is encoded by the coding sequence ATGACCAAGCTGACCAACTCCCAAATCCTTGCCGTTTTCCGCAAGCTGCGCGTGAAGCATCCCCGTCTCGACGTCTTCAACGAGGTGTGTGACGACCTGCGCGACACGACCGGCGACGGCGAGCCCAAGCAATTCGCGACGCTGTTCGCTCCCAGCCACGTCGGCAAATCGACCGCAGTCAGGAACTACCAGGAAAAAGTCGCCGTTCCTGCCGCTGTCTCCCGCGGTCTCGTTCCGTCCGACCTGCCGCTCGACGAGCAGGTGAAGCGCCAGAAGCTCGTCGTTCATGTCACTCTCGAGGGCGGGGCGACACCGCGTTCGCTTTGCGCGGACATCCTCGCGGCCCTCGGCGATCCTCGCTCCGCCCGGGGGACGAAGAACCTGATGCTGCGCCGCGTCTATGACCTGCTGGCGGAGCTGGGCGTCGAGCTGTTGGTGATCGACGAGATCCAGCATCTGGCGGTCTCGAAGCACCGCTCGACCGATGACACGGACCTCCGTTCGATCGAGCGGTCGCGGACCTCTGAAGTCACGGACACGCTCAAGGCGATGCTGATCCGCGGCGTCGTGCCGATGCTGTTCGTCGGCATCGAGGAGGCGCGCCCGTACCTCTTGGACGATATCCAGCTCGCCTTGCGCTGCCATGAGGAGATCGACTTCGGGGAACTCTCCTGGGAAGATCCCGAGGAGCGGCAGACCTTCATCGACTTCGTCGGTCGTCTCGGCATCCACCTGGCCAAGGAAGGGCTGTTTCCCGAGCGGGCGAACTTCTTGGCCCATGACATCCCGGCGTGCTTGCACGAGGCCTCCCTCGGTCGTCTGGGCATTGCCTGCCGGATCGTCGCGAAGGCCTGCATGCACGCCGCCAAGGCGAAGGTCGAAACGGTCACCCGTGACCATCTCTCCAAGGCCGTGGACACCTTTGCCATTCCCCGTGGCATCGTGACCACCAATCCGTTCACCCGTCCCGGAACCGCCCGCATGGTGCAGGGATGA